In one Diabrotica virgifera virgifera chromosome 7, PGI_DIABVI_V3a genomic region, the following are encoded:
- the LOC126888447 gene encoding uncharacterized protein LOC126888447 isoform X19, with protein MKLKILISSFLLVGISQAALLGRQGILAQTANKLGLGNIISVNADAEANLLGNKVGVDGAVGIGGQGIGAHLSGDADVLGQKVNVHGDVLDGHAIDQHNHEVFRDNRGRQYTLQRQYIGSNSVLVRKYLDNGQIYVDGADQDNVLQHSQSGRVVISGNSGSNGGYMQQGGLLINRVPNINVIATSRDRDATVRIPLTGHLPNGIVELDPGFSGPWGNMKLDPGFAGPWRNMLLNIKRVSPLEWQEWLLEQKQRNRNLDLTLIEQWINQQHLLLKVDTAVIEGWIMQQQKSNPNFLYNWIINHQVPNLLGNMRLPGYIPDMRTWDGKMRLPTEQKVTPQVWQQWVIQQKQTNNVDLSAIENWIQQQQKTLNLNADSLEGWIMQQQQSNPSFLYNWTVKKQVPNLSVDFGKNILDQLKNGADKTVEVVNGVLRLPTSTNTDSVIPVDENGNIVLGGRPRDSSVVLDFGKNVLDQVKNGDDKTVEVINDVLTRPTSRDRDASVVLGGNDRPVLVDRPTFDLPTSRDRDATVVIGGNDRPILDLPTSRDRDATVVIGGNDRPLLDRPTSRDRDATVVLGGNERPVVLDRPTFDLPTSRDRDATVVIGGNDRPLLDRPTSRDRDATVVLGGNDRPVVLDRPTFDLPTSRDRDATVVVGGNDRPLLDLPTSRDRDATVVARGNDRPVVLERPTFDLPTSRDRDATVVIGGNDRPLLDLPTSRDRDATVVVGGNDRPVVLERPTFDLPTSRDRDATVVIGGNDRPLLDRPTSRDRDATVVLGGNDRPVVLDRPTFDLPTSRDRDATVVVGGNDRPLLDLPTSRDRDATVVIGGNDRPLLDRPTSRDRDATVVLGGNDRPVVLDRPTFDLPTSRDRDATVVVGGNDRPLLDLPTSRDRDATVVIGGNDRPLLDRPTSRDRDATVVLGGNDRPVVLDRPTFDLPTSRDRDATVVVGGNDRPLLDLPTSRDRDATVVIGGNDRPLLDRPTSRDRDATVVLGGNDRPVLDRPTSRDRDATVVLGGNDRPVLDRPTSRDRDATVVLGGNDRPVVLDRPTFDLPTSRDRDATVVIGGNDRPLLDRPTSRDRDATVVLGGNDRPVLDRPTSRDRDATVVLGGNDRPVVLDRPTFDLPTSRDRDATVVISGNDRPLFERPTSRDRDASVVLDLGKNVLNNIKNGADKTVQVVDNVLNHATSRDRDSSVVIELPVSKDRDSSVILNGRTLPTTNIEIDPGFAGPLRNILSIKKVQPVDWQKWLIQQKQKNNIDITVIENWINNQHEVLKLDQSIIEAWIMQQQNSNPSFLYNWMIRKQIPNMLNENGPMVESPLNGKGPMMEPTGKLNVEKATPEVWQRWVIQQKQQNNVDLNVIENWINQQHQVLKQDVGDLEGWIIQQQRMNPSFLYNWIIRKEVPQISSQWFVQSKEVEEPEVSQLYVNGQMVESVEPSVWQQWLIAQKQKYNIDISVIENWINQQHQQMKLDVGYLEGWIMQQQNANANFLVNWIIKRQVPSFSYQWKMVRMVSQPQNSGTFHVWINNRSVEKVSPEVWKQWVSEQQRNGMDMSLVERNINQWHESLKVDLAYLEAWVMQEQQADSKFLYRWTVERKIPAISYKWKMESQRVQPVVTSSSSHTYTWKVQKQTQQ; from the exons aGACAACAGAGGCCGTCAATACACCCTTCAACGTCAGTACATCGGTTCCAACTCCGTCTTGGTCAGAAAATACTTGGACAATGGACAAATTTACGTCGATGGTGCAGACCAAGATAATGTATTGCAACATTCTCAGTCCGGTAGGGTTGTAATTAGCGGAAACAGTGGCTCCAATGGTGGATATATGCAACAAGGAGGACTCCTTATTAATCGAGTACCAAATATAAATGTTATTGCTACATCTAGAGATAGGGACGCAACAGTTCGTATACCACTTACAGGTCATTTACCAAATGGTATTGTAGAACTAGATCCCGGTTTCTCTGGACCATGGGGAAATATGAAACTAGATCCCGGTTTCGCAGGTCCATGGAGAAATATGCTTTTGAATATTAAGAGAGTATCACCTCTAGAGTGGCAAGAATGGCTGCTTGAACAAAAACAAAGGAACAGAAACCTTGATTTAACTCTTATTGAACAATGGATTAATCAACAACATTTATTATTGAAGGTAGACACTGCAGTTATAGAAGGATGGATCATGCAGCAACAAAAATCTAACCCTAACTTCTTGTATAACTGGATCATTAATCACCAGGTTCCTAATCTTTTAGGCAACATGAGGCTGCCAGGTTATATTCCAGACATGAGAACTTGGGACGGAAAAATGAGACTACCAACAGAGCAAAAAGTAACACCACAAGTTTGGCAACAGTGGGTAATTCAGCAAAAGCAAACGAACAACGTTGATTTATCTGCTATCGAAAACTGGATCCAGCAGCAACAAAAGACATTGAATCTGAATGCTGACTCTTTGGAGGGTTGGATTATGCAGCAACAACAGTCAAATCCTAGCTTTTTATACAACTGGACAGTCAAGAAACAGGTTCCTAACCTATCAGTTGACTTTGGTAAAAATATTCTAGATCAGCTTAAGAATGGCGCTGATAAGACAGTTGAAGTTGTTAATGGTGTTTTGAGACTTCCAACATCCACAAATACAGACTCAGTTATTCCAGTTGATGAGAATGGTAACATTGTTCTAGGCGGCCGTCCAAGAGACAGTTCTGTAGTGCTCGATTTTGGTAAAAATGTCTTAGATCAAGTAAAGAATGGTGATGATAAAACCGTCGAAGTTATCAACGATGTTTTAACACGCCCAACATCCAGAGATAGAGACGCATCTGTAGTCCTTGGAGGTAATGACCGACCTGTTCTTGTTGACCGTCCAACATTTGACCTTCCAACATCCAGAGACAGAGATGCAACTGTTGTTATTGGAGGTAATGACAGACCTATTCTTGATCTCCCAACTTCCAGAGACAGAGACGCAACTGTTGTTATTGGAGGTAATGACAGACCACTTCTTGACCGTCCAACATCCAGAGATAGAGATGCAACTGTAGTCCTAGGAGGTAATGAAAGACCTGTTGTTCTTGACCGTCCAACATTTGACCTCCCAACGTCAAGAGACAGAGATGCAACCGTAGTTATTGGAGGTAATGACAGACCTCTTCTTGACCGTCCAACATCCAGAGATAGAGATGCAACTGTAGTCCTAGGAGGTAATGACAGACCTGTTGTTCTTGACCGTCCAACATTTGACCTCCCAACGTCAAGAGACAGAGATGCAACCGTAGTTGTCGGAGGTAATGACAGACCTCTTCTTGACCTTCCAACATCCAGAGACAGAGATGCAACCGTAGTTGCCAGAGGTAATGACAGACCTGTTGTTCTTGAACGTCCAACATTTGACCTCCCAACGTCAAGAGACAGAGATGCAACCGTAGTTATTGGAGGTAATGACAGAC CTCTTCTTGACCTTCCAACATCCAGAGACAGAGATGCAACCGTAGTTGTTGGAGGTAATGACAGACCTGTTGTTCTTGAACGTCCAACATTTGACCTCCCAACATCCAGAGACAGAGATGCAACTGTAGTTATTGGAGGTAATGACAGACCTCTTCTTGACCGTCCAACATCCAGAGATAGAGATGCAACTGTAGTCCTAGGAGGTAATGACAGACCTGTTGTTCTTGACCGTCCAACATTTGACCTCCCAACGTCAAGAGACAGAGATGCAACCGTAGTTGTCGGAGGTAATGACAGACCTCTTCTTGACCTTCCAACATCCAGAGATAGAGACGCAACCGTTGTCATTGGAGGTAATGATAGACCCCTTCTTGACCGTCCAACATCCAGAGATAGAGACGCAACTGTAGTCCTTGGAGGTAATGACAGAC CTGTTGTTCTTGACCGTCCAACATTTGACCTCCCAACATCCAGAGACAGAGATGCAACCGTAGTTGTCGGAGGCAATGACAGACCTCTTCTTGATCTTCCAACATCCAGAGATAGAGATGCAACTGTAGTTATTGGAGGTAATGACAGACCTCTTCTTGACCGTCCAACATCCAGAGATAGAGATGCAACTGTAGTCCTAGGAGGTAATGACAGACCTGTTGTTCTTGACCGTCCAACATTTGACCTCCCAACGTCAAGAGACAGAGATGCAACCGTAGTTGTCGGAGGTAATGACAGACCTCTTCTTGACCTTCCAACATCCAGAGATAGAGACGCAACCGTTGTCATTGGAGGTAATGATAGACCCCTTCTTGACCGTCCAACATCCAGAGATAGAGACGCAACTGTAGTCCTTGGAGGTAATGACAGACCTGTTCTTGACCGTCCAACATCCAGAGATAGAGATGCAACTGTAGTCCTTGGAGGTAATGACAGAC CTGTTCTTGACCGTCCAACATCCAGAGATAGAGATGCAACTGTAGTCCTTGGAGGTAATGACAGACCTGTTGTTCTTGACCGTCCAACATTTGAC CTTCCAACATCCAGAGATAGAGACGCAACCGTTGTCATTGGAGGTAATGATAGACCCCTTCTTGACCGTCCAACATCCAGAGATAGAGACGCAACTGTAGTCCTTGGAGGTAATGACAGACCTGTTCTTGACCGTCCAACATCCAGAGATAGAGATGCAACTGTAGTCCTTGGAGGTAATGACAGACCTGTTGTTCTTGACCGTCCAACATTTGAC CTACCAACATCCAGAGATAGAGACGCAACTGTTGTAATTAGTGGTAATGACAGACCTCTTTTTGAGCGCCCCACATCCAGAGATAGAGATGCTTCTGTTGTCCTAGATTTAggtaaaaatgttttaaataacattaaaaatggTGCTGACAAAACTGTCCAGGTTGTTGATAACGTTTTAAACCATGCAACCTCCAGAGACAGAGATTCTTCTGTAGTAATTGAACTTCCTGTATCAAAGGATAGAGATTCTTCAGTTATTCTTAACGGTCGCACGCTACCAACCACCAACATTGAAATAGATCCTGGATTCGCTGGCCCATTGAGAAATATATTGAGCATCAAGAAAGTACAGCCGGTAGATTGGCAAAAATGGTTGATTCAACAAAAACAAAAGAACAACATTGATATAACTGTTATTGAAAACTGGATCAATAACCAACATGAAGTATTAAAACTAGACCAAAGTATTATAGAGGCATGGATAATGCAACAACAAAACTCAAATCCAAGCTTTTTGTACAACTGGATGATTAGGAAACAGATACCCAATATGTTAAACGAAAACGGACCAATGGTAGAATCACCTTTGAATGGAAAAGGACCAATGATGGAACCAACTGGGAAATTAAATGTAGAAAAAGCAACTCCAGAAGTTTGGCAACGATGGGTAAtacaacaaaaacaacagaaCAACGTTGATTTAAATGTTATCGAAAACTGGATCAACCAGCAACACCAGGTATTAAAACAAGATGTAGGAGACTTGGAAGGATGGATCATCCAGCAACAAAGGATGAATCCTAGCTTTTTGTACAATTGGATAATCAGGAAAGAGGTTCCTCAAATTTCCTCCCAATGGTTTGTCCAAAGTAAAGAAGTTGAAGAACCTGAAGTTTCACAACTATACGTAAATGGACAAATGGTTGAAAGCGTAGAACCAAGTGTTTGGCAGCAATGGTTAATtgcacaaaaacaaaaatataacatcGATATAAGCGTTATAGAAAACTGGATAAATCAACAACACCAACAAATGAAGTTGGATGTTGGATACTTGGAAGGGTGGATCATGCAACAACAAAACGCCAATGCTAACTTCTTGGTCAACTGGATCATCAAAAGACAAGTTCCCAGTTTTTCATACCAATGGAAAATGGTACGCATGGTTTCACAACCACAAAATAGCGGCACTTTCCACGTTTGGATCAACAATAGAAGCGTAGAGAAAGTTTCCCCTGAGGTTTGGAAACAATGGGTCAGTGAACAACAAAGGAACGGCATGGATATGAGTCTTGTAGAGAGAAACATCAACCAATGGCACGAATCACTGAAGGTAGATCTTGCATATTTGGAAGCATGGGTAATGCAAGAACAACAAGCTGACTCCAAATTTTTGTATAGATGGACAGTCGAGAGAAAAATCCCCGCTATCTCTTACAAGTGGAAGATGGAAAGTCAGAGAGTACAACCTGTAGTCACAAGCAGCTCTTCACATACCTACACCTGGAAAGTACAAAAGCAAACACAACAGTAG
- the LOC126888447 gene encoding uncharacterized protein LOC126888447 isoform X7, whose amino-acid sequence MKLKILISSFLLVGISQAALLGRQGILAQTANKLGLGNIISVNADAEANLLGNKVGVDGAVGIGGQGIGAHLSGDADVLGQKVNVHGDVLDGHAIDQHNHEVFRDNRGRQYTLQRQYIGSNSVLVRKYLDNGQIYVDGADQDNVLQHSQSGRVVISGNSGSNGGYMQQGGLLINRVPNINVIATSRDRDATVRIPLTGHLPNGIVELDPGFSGPWGNMKLDPGFAGPWRNMLLNIKRVSPLEWQEWLLEQKQRNRNLDLTLIEQWINQQHLLLKVDTAVIEGWIMQQQKSNPNFLYNWIINHQVPNLLGNMRLPGYIPDMRTWDGKMRLPTEQKVTPQVWQQWVIQQKQTNNVDLSAIENWIQQQQKTLNLNADSLEGWIMQQQQSNPSFLYNWTVKKQVPNLSVDFGKNILDQLKNGADKTVEVVNGVLRLPTSTNTDSVIPVDENGNIVLGGRPRDSSVVLDFGKNVLDQVKNGDDKTVEVINDVLTRPTSRDRDASVVLGGNDRPVLVDRPTFDLPTSRDRDATVVIGGNDRPILDLPTSRDRDATVVIGGNDRPLLDRPTSRDRDATVVLGGNERPVVLDRPTFDLPTSRDRDATVVIGGNDRPLLDRPTSRDRDATVVLGGNDRPVVLDRPTFDLPTSRDRDATVVVGGNDRPLLDLPTSRDRDATVVARGNDRPVVLERPTFDLPTSRDRDATVVIGGNDRPLLDLPTSRDRDATVVVGGNDRPVVLERPTFDLPTSRDRDATVVIGGNDRPLLDRPTSRDRDATVVLGGNDRPVVLDRPTFDLPTSRDRDATVVVGGNDRPLLDLPTSRDRDATVVIGGNDRPLLDRPTSRDRDATVVLGGNDRPVVLDRPTFDLPTSRDRDATVVVGGNDRPLLDLPTSRDRDATVVIGGNDRPLLDRPTSRDRDATVVLGGNDRPVVLDRPTFDLPTSRDRDATVVVGGNDRPLLDLPTSRDRDATVVIGGNDRPLLDRPTSRDRDATVVLGGNDRPVLDRPTSRDRDATVVLGGNDRPVLDRPTSRDRDATVVLGGNDRPVVLDRPTFDLPTSRDRDATVVIGGNDRPLLDRPTSRDRDATVVLGGNDRPVLDRPTSRDRDATVVLGGNDRPVVLDRPTFDLPTSRDRDATVVVGGNDRPLLDLPTSRDRDATVVLGGNDTPVLDRPTSRDRDATVVLGGNDRPVVLDRPTFDLPTSRDRDATVVISGNDRPLFERPTSRDRDASVVLDLGKNVLNNIKNGADKTVQVVDNVLNHATSRDRDSSVVIELPVSKDRDSSVILNGRTLPTTNIEIDPGFAGPLRNILSIKKVQPVDWQKWLIQQKQKNNIDITVIENWINNQHEVLKLDQSIIEAWIMQQQNSNPSFLYNWMIRKQIPNMLNENGPMVESPLNGKGPMMEPTGKLNVEKATPEVWQRWVIQQKQQNNVDLNVIENWINQQHQVLKQDVGDLEGWIIQQQRMNPSFLYNWIIRKEVPQISSQWFVQSKEVEEPEVSQLYVNGQMVESVEPSVWQQWLIAQKQKYNIDISVIENWINQQHQQMKLDVGYLEGWIMQQQNANANFLVNWIIKRQVPSFSYQWKMVRMVSQPQNSGTFHVWINNRSVEKVSPEVWKQWVSEQQRNGMDMSLVERNINQWHESLKVDLAYLEAWVMQEQQADSKFLYRWTVERKIPAISYKWKMESQRVQPVVTSSSSHTYTWKVQKQTQQ is encoded by the exons aGACAACAGAGGCCGTCAATACACCCTTCAACGTCAGTACATCGGTTCCAACTCCGTCTTGGTCAGAAAATACTTGGACAATGGACAAATTTACGTCGATGGTGCAGACCAAGATAATGTATTGCAACATTCTCAGTCCGGTAGGGTTGTAATTAGCGGAAACAGTGGCTCCAATGGTGGATATATGCAACAAGGAGGACTCCTTATTAATCGAGTACCAAATATAAATGTTATTGCTACATCTAGAGATAGGGACGCAACAGTTCGTATACCACTTACAGGTCATTTACCAAATGGTATTGTAGAACTAGATCCCGGTTTCTCTGGACCATGGGGAAATATGAAACTAGATCCCGGTTTCGCAGGTCCATGGAGAAATATGCTTTTGAATATTAAGAGAGTATCACCTCTAGAGTGGCAAGAATGGCTGCTTGAACAAAAACAAAGGAACAGAAACCTTGATTTAACTCTTATTGAACAATGGATTAATCAACAACATTTATTATTGAAGGTAGACACTGCAGTTATAGAAGGATGGATCATGCAGCAACAAAAATCTAACCCTAACTTCTTGTATAACTGGATCATTAATCACCAGGTTCCTAATCTTTTAGGCAACATGAGGCTGCCAGGTTATATTCCAGACATGAGAACTTGGGACGGAAAAATGAGACTACCAACAGAGCAAAAAGTAACACCACAAGTTTGGCAACAGTGGGTAATTCAGCAAAAGCAAACGAACAACGTTGATTTATCTGCTATCGAAAACTGGATCCAGCAGCAACAAAAGACATTGAATCTGAATGCTGACTCTTTGGAGGGTTGGATTATGCAGCAACAACAGTCAAATCCTAGCTTTTTATACAACTGGACAGTCAAGAAACAGGTTCCTAACCTATCAGTTGACTTTGGTAAAAATATTCTAGATCAGCTTAAGAATGGCGCTGATAAGACAGTTGAAGTTGTTAATGGTGTTTTGAGACTTCCAACATCCACAAATACAGACTCAGTTATTCCAGTTGATGAGAATGGTAACATTGTTCTAGGCGGCCGTCCAAGAGACAGTTCTGTAGTGCTCGATTTTGGTAAAAATGTCTTAGATCAAGTAAAGAATGGTGATGATAAAACCGTCGAAGTTATCAACGATGTTTTAACACGCCCAACATCCAGAGATAGAGACGCATCTGTAGTCCTTGGAGGTAATGACCGACCTGTTCTTGTTGACCGTCCAACATTTGACCTTCCAACATCCAGAGACAGAGATGCAACTGTTGTTATTGGAGGTAATGACAGACCTATTCTTGATCTCCCAACTTCCAGAGACAGAGACGCAACTGTTGTTATTGGAGGTAATGACAGACCACTTCTTGACCGTCCAACATCCAGAGATAGAGATGCAACTGTAGTCCTAGGAGGTAATGAAAGACCTGTTGTTCTTGACCGTCCAACATTTGACCTCCCAACGTCAAGAGACAGAGATGCAACCGTAGTTATTGGAGGTAATGACAGACCTCTTCTTGACCGTCCAACATCCAGAGATAGAGATGCAACTGTAGTCCTAGGAGGTAATGACAGACCTGTTGTTCTTGACCGTCCAACATTTGACCTCCCAACGTCAAGAGACAGAGATGCAACCGTAGTTGTCGGAGGTAATGACAGACCTCTTCTTGACCTTCCAACATCCAGAGACAGAGATGCAACCGTAGTTGCCAGAGGTAATGACAGACCTGTTGTTCTTGAACGTCCAACATTTGACCTCCCAACGTCAAGAGACAGAGATGCAACCGTAGTTATTGGAGGTAATGACAGAC CTCTTCTTGACCTTCCAACATCCAGAGACAGAGATGCAACCGTAGTTGTTGGAGGTAATGACAGACCTGTTGTTCTTGAACGTCCAACATTTGACCTCCCAACATCCAGAGACAGAGATGCAACTGTAGTTATTGGAGGTAATGACAGACCTCTTCTTGACCGTCCAACATCCAGAGATAGAGATGCAACTGTAGTCCTAGGAGGTAATGACAGACCTGTTGTTCTTGACCGTCCAACATTTGACCTCCCAACGTCAAGAGACAGAGATGCAACCGTAGTTGTCGGAGGTAATGACAGACCTCTTCTTGACCTTCCAACATCCAGAGATAGAGACGCAACCGTTGTCATTGGAGGTAATGATAGACCCCTTCTTGACCGTCCAACATCCAGAGATAGAGACGCAACTGTAGTCCTTGGAGGTAATGACAGAC CTGTTGTTCTTGACCGTCCAACATTTGACCTCCCAACATCCAGAGACAGAGATGCAACCGTAGTTGTCGGAGGCAATGACAGACCTCTTCTTGATCTTCCAACATCCAGAGATAGAGATGCAACTGTAGTTATTGGAGGTAATGACAGACCTCTTCTTGACCGTCCAACATCCAGAGATAGAGATGCAACTGTAGTCCTAGGAGGTAATGACAGACCTGTTGTTCTTGACCGTCCAACATTTGACCTCCCAACGTCAAGAGACAGAGATGCAACCGTAGTTGTCGGAGGTAATGACAGACCTCTTCTTGACCTTCCAACATCCAGAGATAGAGACGCAACCGTTGTCATTGGAGGTAATGATAGACCCCTTCTTGACCGTCCAACATCCAGAGATAGAGACGCAACTGTAGTCCTTGGAGGTAATGACAGACCTGTTCTTGACCGTCCAACATCCAGAGATAGAGATGCAACTGTAGTCCTTGGAGGTAATGACAGAC CTGTTCTTGACCGTCCAACATCCAGAGATAGAGATGCAACTGTAGTCCTTGGAGGTAATGACAGACCTGTTGTTCTTGACCGTCCAACATTTGAC CTTCCAACATCCAGAGATAGAGACGCAACCGTTGTCATTGGAGGTAATGATAGACCCCTTCTTGACCGTCCAACATCCAGAGATAGAGACGCAACTGTAGTCCTTGGAGGTAATGACAGACCTGTTCTTGACCGTCCAACATCCAGAGATAGAGATGCAACTGTAGTCCTTGGAGGTAATGACAGACCTGTTGTTCTTGACCGTCCAACATTTGACCTCCCAACATCCAGAGACAGAGATGCAACCGTAGTTGTCGGAGGCAATGACAGACCTCTTCTTGATCTTCCAACATCCAGAGATAGAGACGCAACTGTAGTCCTTGGAGGTAATGACACACCTGTTCTTGACCGTCCAACATCCAGAGATAGAGATGCAACTGTAGTCCTTGGAGGTAATGACAGACCTGTTGTTCTTGACCGTCCAACATTTGAC CTACCAACATCCAGAGATAGAGACGCAACTGTTGTAATTAGTGGTAATGACAGACCTCTTTTTGAGCGCCCCACATCCAGAGATAGAGATGCTTCTGTTGTCCTAGATTTAggtaaaaatgttttaaataacattaaaaatggTGCTGACAAAACTGTCCAGGTTGTTGATAACGTTTTAAACCATGCAACCTCCAGAGACAGAGATTCTTCTGTAGTAATTGAACTTCCTGTATCAAAGGATAGAGATTCTTCAGTTATTCTTAACGGTCGCACGCTACCAACCACCAACATTGAAATAGATCCTGGATTCGCTGGCCCATTGAGAAATATATTGAGCATCAAGAAAGTACAGCCGGTAGATTGGCAAAAATGGTTGATTCAACAAAAACAAAAGAACAACATTGATATAACTGTTATTGAAAACTGGATCAATAACCAACATGAAGTATTAAAACTAGACCAAAGTATTATAGAGGCATGGATAATGCAACAACAAAACTCAAATCCAAGCTTTTTGTACAACTGGATGATTAGGAAACAGATACCCAATATGTTAAACGAAAACGGACCAATGGTAGAATCACCTTTGAATGGAAAAGGACCAATGATGGAACCAACTGGGAAATTAAATGTAGAAAAAGCAACTCCAGAAGTTTGGCAACGATGGGTAAtacaacaaaaacaacagaaCAACGTTGATTTAAATGTTATCGAAAACTGGATCAACCAGCAACACCAGGTATTAAAACAAGATGTAGGAGACTTGGAAGGATGGATCATCCAGCAACAAAGGATGAATCCTAGCTTTTTGTACAATTGGATAATCAGGAAAGAGGTTCCTCAAATTTCCTCCCAATGGTTTGTCCAAAGTAAAGAAGTTGAAGAACCTGAAGTTTCACAACTATACGTAAATGGACAAATGGTTGAAAGCGTAGAACCAAGTGTTTGGCAGCAATGGTTAATtgcacaaaaacaaaaatataacatcGATATAAGCGTTATAGAAAACTGGATAAATCAACAACACCAACAAATGAAGTTGGATGTTGGATACTTGGAAGGGTGGATCATGCAACAACAAAACGCCAATGCTAACTTCTTGGTCAACTGGATCATCAAAAGACAAGTTCCCAGTTTTTCATACCAATGGAAAATGGTACGCATGGTTTCACAACCACAAAATAGCGGCACTTTCCACGTTTGGATCAACAATAGAAGCGTAGAGAAAGTTTCCCCTGAGGTTTGGAAACAATGGGTCAGTGAACAACAAAGGAACGGCATGGATATGAGTCTTGTAGAGAGAAACATCAACCAATGGCACGAATCACTGAAGGTAGATCTTGCATATTTGGAAGCATGGGTAATGCAAGAACAACAAGCTGACTCCAAATTTTTGTATAGATGGACAGTCGAGAGAAAAATCCCCGCTATCTCTTACAAGTGGAAGATGGAAAGTCAGAGAGTACAACCTGTAGTCACAAGCAGCTCTTCACATACCTACACCTGGAAAGTACAAAAGCAAACACAACAGTAG